The genomic interval attagtaatagtaagatgctCAGTTGCAGTTGTTCTCATCCACAACTACAAACCATTTCAATGTCCCAGTTACAACTAGGATCATTAAAACCGTTGCATCTAGGACCGACGAGGCGATTGCAATTACAACTAAGGAATATACTCAGTCGCAATTGGCCAGATCCCGTGCGTGACTGCAACCGCTTCACTGCCGCCGTAATTACAACTAGGATCTTTAAATCGGTTGCAACTAGGACCAATAAAGCAATTCCAGTTACAACTAGAGAATATGCTGAGTTGCAATTGGCCTGACACCACAATTGCAACCGCTTCAATACCCTGGTTACAACTATGATTATTAAGCCTGTTGCGACTTAGCTAGGACCAGTAAGACGAGTGCAATCCGGCTTAGTTAGTTATATGACAGAGGGTAACTAAAAAAGTAATTACTCTCGTGCAACTAGCTTACTATCCTAGTATATGTTTTGTTCTAACCAAAGACTACTTAAgtcctttgttttgttttttcttgctCGATCCATACTCCTATTAAGTTCGTCAATTACCATCAACATCCACACTTTCTGCTTTCAGTGCAACTATTTTCagcaaataaaaatatattattatcCTGCCTATTGTTAGGTACTAAATCCAGGAACTCAGAAGTCACACATCACAAGTAGGAAATAAGAGTAATTAGAGTTGATTCGTCCGAGCTAGAGGCTATGGTATGTTCATCTTGAGGAACTAATCAGCCATCTGTTCGAGATCCTCATCTGCTCCTTTGTGAATCGAGGCTATGGTACGTTAATCTTAAACACTGTTACCTTTCTCTTTTACATGCTCCAAAGTACGAAATCCCCTCGTATATATAATGCTTCTTGTTTCATGTGATAACAGGAACAAGAAGGCTAGACGAGACTGTTTGCGGCCACAGTTGTGCAGCTCAAAGACTAAAAGGCTGAAGAGCTCAGCTTCAGGCTAGCAGTCTACCTGTTTTCCCAGGTCAGACATCAATGTCATCAACTACTGTTTCATATAGGTGTATCAGATGGTGCCAGTCATACATCATGTTAGCAAAATAACAAAGAAACAATCATGCATGAAAAAAGCGCCATAGGATTCAGTTAGTTTGGAACATGCATAACCCATAATTTATTGAGAGTACAGCTAGTTTTTGcagatcatttttttttgtttcaaaagtAGCAGCTCATGTTCAATTTGGTCTGCAAGATTTTTGGGAAAGGAGACACTTTCAAAATAAATGATGGCCAGTATCGAAGGTGCTGCTGTGTctgcaattttgaaaattttggcaaaCAAGTTAGCTCCATCGATGTTGAAGCAGTACAGCTCTATAGTGGGTGTGACAATGGATCTCCAGGATCTCAAGGGTCGATTTGAGGATATCAGCTCCTGGCTAGAAAAAGCAGGATGTAAAACAATGGATAATGATCAATTTTTCATCAGAAAATTGAAACACGTCGCATAcgacattgatgatattgttgatGAGTTCCATCTAGAGGCTGAGAAGCATGAAGCTGAAGTTGCCAACAATATTGTGTCAAAATGTCTCTGCACAAAACCAAAATCATATCTGTTTCAATTCAAGGCTGCCCTCAAGATCAAGGCTATAAAGAATAGATTTGATGCAATAGTGAAGCAAAGAACTGACTTCAGTGCAATAGTAAACAGTTTGCCGGAAGGTCATCCTGTTCCACACATGAACAGGACTGCCAAGGCAACTCCAACAGTGCCAAATGTTGCTGTGGCATCAATAATATGTGGAAGAGAGCGAGAAAAGCAGGAAATAATATCTAAACTGGTGGACAAAAATAACCAACAGATAATCAAGATAGTCTCCATAATTGGGCTTGGTGGCTCTGGGAAAACTGCCTTGTCTAACCTAGTTTTCGGTGATGGTAACTCCGTAAAGGATCATTTTGAAGTAAGAATATGGGTTCATGTGCCCCAAGAATTTGATGTCCAACAGCTTATGATGAAGATGTTTGAAGCCATTACTTATCAAAAATCTGAACATCATTCCATACAGAACATAATTCAAACTATAGCAGATACATTGACTGGAAAGAGGTATTTGCTTGTATTAGATGATGTCTGGACTGTGGACCGAAGTCAATGGGAAGATTTTATGTTATATATAAAGAGAGGAGCACCTGGAAGTAGTATTTTGTTGACAAGTCGCAATAGAAATgttgcagaagcagtggaatcAACAGATCTGTCGAAGTTGTCGTCCTTGTCTAAGGATGATAGCTGGACAGTGTTCACTCAGATCATTGGTGAGGACATAAAAGGTTTGGACTCTGAATTATTGGAAGTTGGGAGAGAGATTGTGAATAAATGTGGTGGGGTGCCACTTGCAATTAAAGTTCTTGCAAATGTCCTTCGTGGCAAGACACGTATAGAACAATGGAAGGCCGTGAGAGACAGTAATCTACTAGATGCTGAGGATAAAGAGCATAGAGTATTAGCAAGCTTGATGTTGAGCTATTCCCATTTACCATCCCATCTGAAACGGTGCTTCACAATATGTTCATTGTTTCCTAAAGGCCTTCCGCTCGATAAACAACAATTGGTTGACCAATGGATTGCTCACAATGTGATTAGTTTGACTCATGGTTACAATTGCTTGGAGGATGTTGGCGACGAGTGCTTCAATTCACTTGTGCAAGTTTCTTTTCTCCAGGATGTGAAGGAATATTTTGGGAGAGTGTGTTGCGAGATGCATGATTTGCTTCATGATCTTGCCAAGTTCATCTTGGATGAGCAAATTTCAACTAATGTGCCAAAGGATGCAAGCAGTTCCACAAAATACCCCAGATACTTTTACCAGATTCAATTGGTGACTGTAATATGCTTTCAAGCATTTATCTTTGCCAGTGCATGGAGCTTGCAGCCTTGTCAAATTCTATTGGTAGAAATAAAAAGCTAAGAGTTCTTAAACTAGATCATACCAAGATTAAGGAGCTACCAGTAGTTATAACAAAATTgagaaatctacaatgtttGAGTCTACGTAATTGTTATAGGCTGGTAGAGTTGCCCAAAGGCATCGGAAATTTGGATAAGCTTCAATTTTTGAACCTAGAATATTGTGTGCAGCTAGTAGAGCTACCTAAAGAAATTAACAACTTGGAGAAGCTTCAAGTTTTGAACTTGGAAAATCGTGGGGAACTGGTAAATCTACCTGAAGGCACTAGCAAGTTGGAGAAGCTTCAAGTTTTGAACCTCGAAGGCTGTAGGAAGCTGGTAGAGCTGCCTGATGGCATTGTCAAGTTTGAGAGGCTTCAAGTTTTGAACCTG from Panicum virgatum strain AP13 unplaced genomic scaffold, P.virgatum_v5 scaffold_5040, whole genome shotgun sequence carries:
- the LOC120694329 gene encoding disease resistance protein RGA2-like; the encoded protein is MASIEGAAVSAILKILANKLAPSMLKQYSSIVGVTMDLQDLKGRFEDISSWLEKAGCKTMDNDQFFIRKLKHVAYDIDDIVDEFHLEAEKHEAEVANNIVSKCLCTKPKSYLFQFKAALKIKAIKNRFDAIVKQRTDFSAIVNSLPEGHPVPHMNRTAKATPTVPNVAVASIICGREREKQEIISKLVDKNNQQIIKIVSIIGLGGSGKTALSNLVFGDGNSVKDHFEVRIWVHVPQEFDVQQLMMKMFEAITYQKSEHHSIQNIIQTIADTLTGKRYLLVLDDVWTVDRSQWEDFMLYIKRGAPGSSILLTSRNRNVAEAVESTDLSKLSSLSKDDSWTVFTQIIGEDIKGLDSELLEVGREIVNKCGGVPLAIKVLANVLRGKTRIEQWKAVRDSNLLDAEDKEHRCMELAALSNSIGRNKKLRVLKLDHTKIKELPLVELPKEINNLEKLQVLNLENRGELVNLPEGTSKLEKLQVLNLEGCRKLVELPDGIVKFERLQVLNLKDCEELRGMPIELANVGRNSEGLIIRGISHVLEKDDAHKACLKEKTNLQRLKLEWKMRQKGEVNTEFFFNEKVDTMLEEAVLDGLEPPVGIKELEICGYSGEKYAWWMQNQVVGTEVKGQACFQFLRAMKLSDFQGLKHLQGLVELPCLEELELHKMPSLESISCGPFSFTGEVING